One genomic region from Phycisphaerae bacterium encodes:
- a CDS encoding DUF1320 family protein, protein MSTAYATLAELKTRLGDELYAQLSDLSGGTTPSDTVGQARLDDAHGYVNARLSARYLTPIDTTGNSTLAEMLRAFVCAVVAHDLLAMHGDAMNNLRPGVDTRLRYWIDLLRDIQSGKAALPGAAPLPSPTSGGPTSEAFGDERVFTSDSMKGF, encoded by the coding sequence ATGAGCACGGCCTACGCAACGCTTGCGGAACTGAAGACGAGGCTCGGCGACGAGCTCTACGCGCAATTGTCCGACCTGTCGGGCGGGACAACCCCGTCCGACACGGTCGGCCAGGCGCGGCTGGATGACGCGCACGGCTACGTCAATGCGCGACTATCGGCCCGATACCTCACGCCGATCGACACGACCGGAAACTCGACGCTGGCTGAAATGCTTCGCGCATTTGTCTGCGCCGTTGTCGCCCATGACCTGCTCGCAATGCACGGCGACGCGATGAACAACCTGAGGCCCGGCGTCGACACCAGGCTGAGGTACTGGATCGATTTGCTGCGCGACATACAAAGCGGCAAGGCGGCGCTTCCCGGAGCCGCGCCGCTTCCGTCGCCGACTTCAGGCGGGCCAACCTCCGAGGCTTTTGGTGACGAGCGCGTCTTTACGTCCGACTCGATGAAAGGCTTCTGA
- a CDS encoding Mu-like prophage major head subunit gpT family protein — MNTLLILAAVAIFAILMRPAHGITSTGLATKGLRSEFFNRFDAAKTHYQDLVTILKSTTKTEDYRWLGSVPQMREWGAGRIAKGLRVESYSVENQKYEATLEVDRDEISDDQTGQIRIRINELALRAATHKDYLLAQLLINGGSSGFLSYDGVTYFNDAHVSGASGSQDNNLTFNVTTPANPTTSEMRDAIMQAVTQMAGFKDDQGLPMMLDMSGLVLVVPPNHYFNAMEAVSAAIVVNTTNVINGLARVISFPYLTATDTFYLLKTDGVVRPFVLQDREPVEFRSMDKDDSEEAFMREKYLYGVRARYRMTYGYPHYAIRTVLN, encoded by the coding sequence ATGAACACACTGTTGATTCTCGCGGCCGTTGCGATCTTCGCGATCCTGATGCGGCCGGCACATGGCATTACCAGCACCGGTCTTGCGACCAAGGGGCTGCGCAGCGAATTCTTCAATCGATTCGACGCGGCCAAGACACACTATCAGGACCTCGTCACGATCCTGAAGTCCACAACCAAAACCGAGGACTACCGCTGGCTCGGCTCGGTGCCCCAGATGCGGGAATGGGGAGCCGGCCGCATTGCCAAGGGGCTGCGCGTCGAGAGCTACTCGGTTGAAAACCAGAAGTATGAGGCAACACTGGAAGTCGACCGCGATGAAATCTCGGACGATCAGACCGGGCAAATCAGGATTCGCATAAATGAACTCGCACTTCGCGCTGCGACGCACAAGGACTATCTGCTCGCCCAGTTGCTCATCAACGGCGGATCGTCCGGATTCCTGAGCTATGACGGCGTGACTTACTTCAATGACGCCCACGTGTCCGGCGCGAGCGGATCGCAGGACAACAATCTCACCTTCAACGTGACGACGCCGGCCAATCCGACAACTTCGGAAATGCGCGACGCCATCATGCAGGCCGTGACCCAAATGGCTGGATTCAAGGACGATCAGGGGCTGCCGATGATGCTCGACATGAGCGGACTGGTGCTGGTCGTGCCGCCGAACCATTACTTCAACGCGATGGAGGCCGTCTCGGCCGCGATCGTCGTGAACACGACGAACGTCATCAACGGGCTTGCCCGCGTGATTTCCTTCCCGTACCTGACCGCGACCGACACGTTCTATCTGCTCAAGACCGATGGTGTCGTGCGGCCGTTCGTTCTGCAGGACCGGGAGCCGGTTGAGTTCAGGTCAATGGACAAGGACGACAGCGAGGAAGCCTTCATGCGAGAGAAGTATCTTTACGGCGTTCGCGCCCGCTATCGCATGACCTACGGCTACCCGCATTACGCCATTCGCACGGTTCTGAACTGA
- a CDS encoding DUF935 family protein, which produces MSAATGRIANAARPPTAKATRPQKGGRIVVPTSTGFEIADLFRGNPTPERIVRILKTAVEGEPREQFELFDTMCEMDGHLRSVFETRKMAIGGLNWELVPANEISRHPKINDAKAKAVHEYCAAVIAEIDGFDCALQCLPDAIGRGLKVAEVEYRAQVPVALHCVEDALLTCDHMNPSRLRIRLESDWNGIAIDEFPEGKWIVHRPVSIGGLAVRGALLRPAAPLFCIKVFAKKGWAIYNELFGMPITVAKYGQPGDTETRKAMTKLIRDLGLNRGGLFPEGTEIEFVEAANRGQLPYERIAKYIDAEFSKLFLGQTLTTEIGETGGAKAAATVHNEVRKDLLKRDISNEGETIRSRLIIPIARQKFGDEGVMHAPYFRRVIEEARDLLDMAELLDRAVNRLGAKVPKSVVQDELGIRLTDDEKPGDALPGATGGDPFGNDLTFNKRAGRSSLTVHRRKLIEIVKRRRTPAARMSAWIMAAVLATAAHTSNVIAAVSNFIEKRRDSETALADLPQMFDLLPVDEMQAVAEQSVLAAKMAGILDAQRKLGINRSELRVLLAHAEIDFNRIPFERAIGALRDRIGLDPDEFAALELEARSRASRVAGVYDMGVLATIHQALVKSIANGEISRDFRVRLPSMADAAGWSGENPYHADLVCFQNFMMAHAAGRFSEYVEFGAAGWMFVSNGDACPICQPYVNKVFKLTDRKAFPPLHFWCDCEDEVVFEDEVSTFDDSKSTKNGAHDDELAKDRGFKFDPAQYANVEPLKIGGFPKELQPAFRKFGEGRGWEVIE; this is translated from the coding sequence ATGAGCGCGGCCACCGGACGCATCGCCAACGCCGCACGACCGCCGACCGCCAAGGCCACACGGCCGCAAAAGGGCGGACGCATCGTCGTGCCGACATCAACAGGTTTCGAGATTGCCGATCTGTTTCGGGGCAACCCGACGCCCGAGCGCATTGTCCGCATCCTGAAGACGGCCGTAGAGGGCGAGCCGCGCGAACAGTTCGAACTCTTCGACACGATGTGCGAAATGGACGGCCATCTTCGAAGCGTGTTCGAGACCCGCAAGATGGCGATCGGCGGACTCAATTGGGAGCTCGTGCCCGCCAATGAAATCAGCCGGCACCCGAAGATCAATGACGCCAAGGCCAAGGCAGTGCATGAATACTGCGCCGCAGTCATCGCCGAAATCGACGGCTTCGATTGCGCGCTGCAGTGCCTGCCCGATGCGATCGGGCGCGGTCTCAAAGTGGCTGAAGTCGAGTATCGCGCACAGGTGCCTGTAGCGTTGCACTGTGTGGAAGATGCGCTTTTGACCTGCGATCACATGAATCCGTCCCGGCTGCGCATCCGGCTCGAATCCGACTGGAACGGCATCGCGATCGACGAATTTCCGGAGGGCAAGTGGATCGTTCACCGGCCCGTTTCGATCGGCGGGCTTGCCGTGCGCGGAGCGCTCCTGCGACCGGCTGCGCCGCTATTCTGCATCAAGGTTTTCGCGAAGAAGGGCTGGGCGATTTACAACGAGCTCTTCGGTATGCCGATCACTGTCGCCAAGTATGGCCAGCCGGGCGACACTGAGACGCGCAAGGCGATGACGAAACTGATTCGCGACCTGGGCCTTAATCGCGGCGGACTCTTTCCTGAAGGCACAGAGATTGAATTCGTCGAAGCGGCCAATCGCGGGCAACTGCCTTATGAGCGAATCGCCAAGTACATCGACGCGGAATTCTCGAAGCTCTTTTTGGGTCAGACGCTGACCACGGAGATCGGCGAAACGGGCGGGGCCAAGGCAGCGGCGACAGTCCATAACGAAGTGCGCAAAGATCTGCTGAAGCGCGACATCTCGAACGAAGGCGAGACGATCCGGTCGCGACTCATCATCCCGATCGCACGCCAGAAGTTCGGCGACGAAGGCGTGATGCACGCGCCATACTTCCGGCGTGTCATCGAAGAGGCTCGCGACCTATTGGACATGGCGGAGCTACTGGACCGGGCGGTCAATCGGCTCGGGGCCAAGGTGCCGAAGTCGGTTGTCCAGGACGAGCTCGGCATTCGCTTGACCGATGACGAAAAACCAGGCGATGCGCTGCCGGGCGCGACCGGCGGCGATCCTTTTGGAAACGACCTGACCTTCAACAAGCGCGCGGGCCGTTCCAGCTTGACCGTGCATCGGCGCAAGTTAATCGAGATTGTGAAGCGGCGGCGAACGCCGGCAGCACGAATGAGCGCGTGGATCATGGCGGCGGTGCTGGCCACGGCCGCGCATACAAGCAATGTTATCGCGGCGGTTTCCAACTTCATCGAGAAGCGGCGAGACAGTGAGACGGCACTGGCGGACCTGCCGCAGATGTTCGACCTGCTGCCTGTTGACGAAATGCAGGCCGTCGCCGAGCAGTCCGTCCTGGCAGCGAAGATGGCCGGCATTCTGGATGCCCAGCGAAAACTCGGAATCAATCGGAGCGAACTGCGGGTACTGCTCGCGCACGCCGAGATCGACTTCAACCGCATTCCCTTTGAGCGAGCCATTGGAGCACTGCGCGATCGGATCGGGCTGGACCCGGATGAGTTTGCAGCACTGGAGCTCGAAGCACGCTCGCGGGCATCGCGCGTGGCCGGCGTTTATGACATGGGCGTTCTGGCGACGATTCACCAGGCACTGGTGAAGTCGATCGCCAACGGCGAAATATCCCGCGACTTCCGAGTGCGGCTGCCTTCGATGGCTGACGCCGCCGGATGGTCGGGTGAGAACCCATATCACGCAGACCTTGTTTGTTTCCAAAACTTCATGATGGCGCACGCGGCCGGGCGCTTCAGCGAGTATGTCGAATTCGGCGCTGCCGGCTGGATGTTTGTGTCGAACGGCGATGCGTGCCCGATCTGCCAGCCTTACGTCAACAAGGTGTTCAAACTCACCGATCGCAAGGCATTTCCACCCCTCCATTTTTGGTGCGACTGCGAGGACGAGGTTGTCTTTGAGGACGAGGTATCGACATTCGACGATTCAAAGTCGACCAAGAATGGCGCTCATGATGACGAGCTCGCCAAGGACAGGGGCTTCAAGTTTGACCCGGCACAGTATGCAAACGTTGAACCGCTGAAGATCGGCGGATTTCCGAAGGAGTTGCAGCCGGCATTTCGCAAATTCGGCGAGGGCCGCGGCTGGGAGGTTATCGAGTGA
- a CDS encoding terminase family protein codes for MVAANEYKPEHAMESVIKPYPYQVRLVTNKARFMIIMWSRQCGKSMGAALLVNDDILMTEAEGKKTLWTVISRSLSQAREMAIKIRDVARAVEAAKKILIAPSMREVVNELEERSFELEYPGGSRVVVVSGNPDSAAGFTGNVLWDEAALTKRNRELFTTAFPVVSRGGYKFIIITTPRPGWFQKKWEEAIKPDSIWSTHRLTIYEAVEQGCPQDPAMLKAALNDDIAWRQEYLCEFVDDEICWLPWELIQGCTSDKASKRLIDCDDDSIFGGWDIARWHHLSVLTLLAKRANRFTTVGMVEMKRMPFEQQYDAVQAACRHYPKFTRLVLDAGGMGEPIVDTMKKRLGSSRVEGVKFQGLKEILAGDLRGLFEERNILIPDDHDLRQDLHSVRCTTTAAGNKRFEGEAGDSHADRFWSMAMAIHAGITKAAPMPVYEPVQRCVFADRALDDDDGWGDDE; via the coding sequence ATGGTTGCGGCGAACGAATACAAACCTGAACACGCGATGGAGTCGGTCATCAAGCCGTATCCATACCAGGTTCGGCTCGTCACGAATAAGGCGCGATTCATGATCATCATGTGGTCTCGTCAGTGCGGCAAGAGCATGGGCGCGGCGCTGCTGGTTAACGACGACATCCTGATGACTGAGGCCGAAGGAAAGAAAACACTCTGGACCGTCATCAGCCGGTCGCTTTCGCAAGCGCGCGAGATGGCCATCAAGATTCGTGACGTGGCCCGCGCGGTCGAAGCGGCGAAAAAAATTCTGATCGCACCCAGCATGCGCGAAGTGGTGAATGAGCTGGAGGAGCGATCATTCGAACTCGAATATCCGGGCGGCTCGCGCGTTGTTGTCGTCTCGGGCAATCCCGACTCCGCTGCCGGCTTCACGGGCAATGTGCTATGGGACGAGGCGGCGTTGACCAAGCGCAACCGCGAACTCTTCACGACGGCGTTCCCGGTCGTTTCGCGCGGCGGCTACAAGTTCATCATCATCACGACGCCGAGGCCGGGCTGGTTTCAAAAGAAATGGGAAGAGGCGATCAAACCCGACTCGATCTGGTCGACGCACCGGCTCACGATTTACGAGGCCGTCGAACAAGGTTGTCCGCAAGACCCGGCGATGTTGAAAGCAGCGCTTAATGATGACATCGCCTGGCGGCAGGAATACCTATGCGAGTTTGTCGATGACGAAATTTGCTGGCTGCCGTGGGAACTCATTCAGGGATGCACGAGCGACAAGGCTTCGAAGCGGCTGATCGATTGCGACGATGACAGCATCTTTGGCGGTTGGGACATCGCCCGGTGGCACCATCTTTCCGTGCTTACACTGCTGGCCAAGCGAGCGAACCGTTTTACCACGGTCGGCATGGTTGAAATGAAACGGATGCCGTTCGAGCAGCAGTACGATGCCGTACAGGCGGCATGCCGACACTATCCGAAATTTACTCGGCTGGTGCTCGATGCAGGCGGCATGGGCGAACCGATCGTTGACACAATGAAAAAGCGGCTCGGCAGTTCGCGCGTCGAAGGCGTGAAGTTTCAGGGGCTGAAGGAAATTCTCGCGGGCGATCTGCGCGGTCTGTTCGAAGAGCGGAATATTTTAATCCCGGACGATCACGATTTACGGCAGGACCTGCACAGCGTTCGCTGTACGACAACGGCGGCGGGCAATAAGCGATTCGAGGGAGAGGCCGGCGATTCGCATGCCGACCGGTTCTGGTCGATGGCGATGGCGATTCATGCGGGCATCACGAAGGCAGCGCCGATGCCCGTGTACGAGCCGGTGCAGCGTTGCGTGTTTGCCGATCGGGCATTGGACGATGACGACGGATGGGGGGATGACGAATGA